From the Leptospira montravelensis genome, one window contains:
- a CDS encoding NCS2 family permease has protein sequence MNFFTITRGDLDGFFGLMVDNLIQILVLSALCIGVCGFPLIFVTSVVLPGAAVSLLVGNVFYAWQAWKLGQKTKRTDVTAIPYGINTVSLFAFVFFVMFPTYQATGDYIAAWKAGLLVSFISGCIEVIGSFVAAKIRKYTPRAALLSALAGIAITFISMDFLLRTFERPIIALIPLGVILLQYFGKVRFPFGIPGGLLSVVLGILLSFLSGFWGDPVYKPGAVQSGLETLGIYFPKLSLSPLLDTLTYANVKAYFSVILPMGIFNVIGSLQNIESAEASGDSFDTKTSLLVNGLGTLAGTAFGSPFPTTIYIGHPGWKALGAKHSYSMLSGVFMTFVSLFGLMGLIQALIPIEAGMAIVLWIGIVITSQAFQAIPKHHSPAVVVGLLPAFAGWAVLIIQNVFIFLDGKLQSTLQELGVKQTIHFSLSDIPPHLPFLPYALSGLLALSQGFLITSMIWSAMVVFVLEREWNRAAIWAMIAAVLSMIGWIHAYELQGNAILNRFTELANFDFPIAYLSLTTLFLLVWFLDAKGKAGKLEH, from the coding sequence ATGAATTTTTTTACCATCACTAGAGGAGACCTCGACGGTTTTTTTGGCCTCATGGTAGACAACCTCATCCAAATTTTGGTACTATCTGCCCTTTGCATCGGAGTTTGTGGTTTCCCCCTGATTTTTGTTACCTCCGTAGTTTTACCGGGAGCAGCCGTCTCTTTACTTGTTGGCAATGTATTTTATGCATGGCAGGCTTGGAAATTAGGTCAAAAAACAAAACGAACTGATGTTACCGCCATTCCTTATGGAATTAATACTGTTTCCCTTTTTGCATTCGTATTTTTTGTTATGTTCCCCACCTATCAAGCAACAGGTGATTATATTGCCGCTTGGAAAGCAGGTCTACTCGTTTCTTTTATATCTGGCTGTATTGAAGTCATAGGTTCTTTTGTTGCTGCCAAAATTCGTAAATATACACCTAGAGCCGCATTACTTTCTGCTTTAGCAGGAATTGCCATCACATTTATATCGATGGACTTTTTACTTCGAACTTTCGAAAGACCAATTATCGCCCTTATTCCGTTAGGCGTTATTTTGTTACAATACTTTGGGAAAGTTCGTTTTCCTTTTGGAATTCCCGGTGGATTACTTTCCGTTGTTCTAGGAATTCTATTATCTTTCCTTTCTGGTTTTTGGGGAGATCCCGTTTACAAACCGGGAGCTGTCCAAAGTGGGTTAGAAACTCTGGGGATTTATTTCCCAAAACTTTCCCTAAGCCCCCTACTTGATACTCTAACCTACGCCAACGTAAAAGCTTACTTTTCTGTCATCCTTCCGATGGGAATTTTTAATGTGATTGGTTCTCTCCAAAATATTGAATCGGCGGAAGCCTCAGGCGATAGTTTTGATACAAAAACCTCTCTCCTTGTGAATGGTCTTGGGACTCTGGCGGGCACTGCCTTTGGTTCCCCATTCCCTACTACGATTTATATTGGTCACCCAGGTTGGAAGGCACTTGGAGCTAAACATAGTTATTCGATGTTATCAGGAGTATTTATGACTTTCGTAAGTTTATTTGGACTTATGGGACTCATCCAAGCTCTCATTCCCATAGAAGCCGGAATGGCCATTGTACTTTGGATAGGAATTGTGATCACAAGCCAAGCCTTCCAGGCGATTCCCAAACACCATTCTCCTGCTGTCGTTGTTGGACTTTTACCAGCCTTTGCTGGTTGGGCAGTCCTTATCATCCAAAATGTTTTTATCTTTTTAGATGGAAAATTACAGTCAACCTTACAAGAGTTAGGTGTGAAGCAAACAATTCATTTTTCTTTATCAGACATTCCTCCTCATTTACCTTTTCTTCCTTATGCACTAAGCGGTTTACTTGCCTTGTCACAAGGATTTCTTATCACTTCCATGATTTGGTCGGCGATGGTAGTTTTTGTTTTAGAAAGAGAGTGGAACCGCGCCGCCATTTGGGCAATGATTGCTGCAGTCCTTTCCATGATCGGCTGGATTCATGCCTATGAACTACAAGGGAATGCCATTCTCAACCGGTTTACAGAATTAGCAAACTTTGACTTTCCGATTGCCTATTTATCCCTAACTACCTTATTTTTATTGGTTTGGTTCCTGGATGCCAAAGGAAAAGCGGGAAAATTAGAACATTAA
- a CDS encoding ClpXP protease specificity-enhancing factor SspB, with product MSQNLTQEEITTLREFKRDLFNLYWERFGVFYIHVMPHPKLEIGKRGLLNAEKESGIVLVFGDKAVKVLDSKPDYLFAELQFGSAWEPTVIPWDAVFRIYDKFQNSATQLRFLQVEVAPGAEETNTKPKVAKPEITGDGNVIRVDFGGKRNE from the coding sequence ATGAGTCAAAACCTCACGCAGGAAGAAATCACAACATTACGTGAGTTTAAAAGAGATTTATTCAATCTTTATTGGGAACGGTTTGGAGTATTTTATATCCATGTAATGCCACATCCAAAATTAGAAATTGGTAAACGTGGTTTACTCAATGCAGAAAAAGAATCTGGCATCGTACTCGTGTTTGGTGACAAAGCTGTAAAAGTTTTAGATAGCAAACCAGATTACTTGTTTGCAGAACTTCAATTTGGGTCCGCTTGGGAACCTACTGTGATTCCTTGGGATGCAGTATTTCGTATTTACGATAAGTTTCAAAATTCCGCAACTCAACTCAGATTTTTGCAAGTGGAAGTGGCACCTGGTGCAGAAGAAACCAATACGAAACCTAAAGTGGCAAAACCTGAGATTACAGGGGATGGGAATGTGATACGTGTTGATTTTGGAGGGAAACGAAACGAATGA
- a CDS encoding adenine phosphoribosyltransferase has product MSIVKSKIRTIPDYPKPGILFRDITSLLIDPEGFQLTIGMFVERYQNAKLNKIAAIDARGFIPGAALAFQLGVGFVPIRKKGKLPGTTISESYALEYGVDHVEIHTDAISPGDRVLIMDDLIATGGTLEASIKLIQNLKGVIHECSTIINLPDLGGAKRIKDTYGIDVFSICEFEGH; this is encoded by the coding sequence ATGTCCATTGTTAAATCAAAGATTCGTACCATTCCCGATTACCCGAAACCAGGAATTCTTTTTCGAGATATTACTTCCCTTCTCATTGATCCGGAAGGTTTCCAACTCACCATTGGAATGTTTGTAGAACGATACCAAAATGCTAAATTGAATAAAATCGCTGCCATTGATGCCCGTGGTTTTATTCCCGGTGCTGCCCTTGCCTTCCAACTCGGCGTAGGATTTGTTCCTATTCGCAAAAAAGGAAAATTACCTGGAACCACAATCTCTGAATCCTATGCTTTGGAATACGGGGTAGACCACGTAGAAATTCATACAGATGCCATTAGTCCTGGCGATAGAGTGTTGATTATGGATGATTTAATTGCAACAGGTGGGACTTTAGAAGCATCGATAAAACTCATTCAAAACCTAAAAGGTGTGATTCATGAATGTTCAACTATCATCAACTTGCCAGACTTAGGTGGTGCGAAACGAATTAAAGACACTTATGGGATCGACGTATTTTCTATTTGCGAATTTGAAGGACACTGA
- a CDS encoding polysaccharide biosynthesis protein, which produces MKSIPRRYWVFPVDILFMFLSYFLAHLVRFENIRFLDNYPDFWVCATIVVVSRSLVFLFSGIYRSLWSYASLHDLLAIIKATVLSSLVSTLALLFYNRFYQLSRMVPILDTLILLGFLCLRSLSWRMLREQIFSSEKSKRGTPVILVGAGKLGSSFLTEIRRNVDLDYQPIGFLDDNLSKKGGYIQGVPILGSTDEIGKVLVQYGVKKVIMTVPQPDGRVVSKLKKECEGAGVDFKILPTFGEYLSAKPNITQLREVQVEDLLGRPTVDLEIESIRSYLEKRVILVTGAGGSIGSEICRQVALFKPSVLVILDAAETPLYEIDYELRKSFADLNIDIRPVVADVKNLSRISAVFEEHRPSVVFHSAAYKHVPMMEINPSEAVLNNVMGTKNVADVCRLIGVDRFVLISTDKAVNPVNVMGASKRAAEIYLQHISQNSRTKFITVRFGNVLGSNGSVIPRFREQIKRGGPVTVTHPEVIRYFMTIPEATQLVLQAGSMGEHGEIFLLDMGEPVKILSLAEEMIRLSGYTPHKDIAIEFSGLRPGEKLYEELLLNQEGIKKTHHPKIRIAAPLENYNLLLFQNKLNRLFSLAKANKNREIFGAFKDIIPEYKIHDEYIEWEKTSHGKRNL; this is translated from the coding sequence ATGAAATCGATTCCGAGACGATACTGGGTTTTTCCTGTAGACATACTCTTTATGTTCTTGTCGTATTTTCTCGCACACCTTGTGCGTTTTGAAAATATACGATTTTTAGATAATTATCCAGACTTTTGGGTCTGTGCCACAATCGTTGTGGTTTCGCGCAGTTTGGTTTTTTTATTTTCTGGAATATACAGATCTCTTTGGTCCTATGCTTCCTTACACGATCTACTCGCAATCATCAAGGCAACGGTTTTATCGTCTCTAGTTTCCACTCTTGCCCTACTTTTTTATAATCGATTCTATCAACTCTCACGAATGGTGCCTATTTTAGACACACTCATATTACTCGGGTTTTTATGTTTGCGAAGTTTGAGTTGGAGGATGTTAAGAGAACAAATTTTTAGTTCTGAAAAATCCAAACGAGGAACACCTGTGATTCTCGTTGGTGCCGGAAAACTCGGTAGTTCTTTCTTAACAGAGATCAGGCGAAATGTTGACTTAGATTACCAACCCATTGGATTTTTAGATGATAACCTTTCCAAAAAAGGTGGATACATCCAAGGAGTTCCCATTCTAGGATCCACAGACGAAATTGGTAAAGTTCTTGTTCAATACGGTGTAAAAAAAGTGATTATGACCGTACCCCAACCTGACGGGCGTGTGGTGAGTAAACTCAAAAAAGAATGTGAAGGTGCCGGTGTTGATTTTAAAATTTTACCAACGTTTGGTGAGTATTTATCGGCAAAACCAAATATTACACAACTTCGTGAAGTGCAAGTGGAAGACCTTTTAGGCAGGCCCACAGTCGATTTAGAAATTGAATCCATTCGATCTTATTTAGAGAAACGTGTCATCCTTGTTACTGGCGCTGGTGGTTCCATCGGTTCAGAAATTTGTAGGCAAGTGGCTCTTTTTAAACCAAGTGTACTTGTTATTTTAGATGCCGCCGAAACTCCGTTATACGAAATTGATTATGAACTTAGAAAAAGTTTTGCTGATTTAAATATTGATATTCGGCCTGTTGTAGCTGATGTCAAAAACCTTTCTCGTATTTCTGCCGTTTTTGAAGAACATCGCCCTTCTGTGGTTTTTCATTCGGCTGCATACAAACATGTTCCTATGATGGAAATCAATCCATCAGAAGCAGTTTTAAATAACGTAATGGGAACTAAAAATGTAGCAGACGTTTGTCGCCTCATTGGTGTGGATCGTTTTGTTCTCATTTCTACTGACAAAGCTGTAAATCCTGTTAACGTAATGGGAGCTTCAAAACGTGCCGCCGAAATTTACCTGCAACATATTTCTCAAAATTCAAGGACTAAATTCATTACAGTTCGATTTGGGAACGTCCTCGGTTCTAATGGAAGTGTGATCCCACGTTTCAGAGAACAAATCAAACGTGGTGGTCCAGTTACTGTGACTCATCCGGAAGTCATTCGATACTTTATGACCATCCCTGAAGCCACACAACTTGTGTTACAGGCTGGAAGTATGGGAGAACATGGAGAAATTTTCCTTTTGGATATGGGAGAACCTGTCAAAATTTTATCTTTAGCAGAAGAGATGATTCGTCTTTCAGGTTATACTCCTCACAAAGATATTGCCATTGAGTTTTCTGGGCTACGTCCAGGTGAAAAGTTATACGAAGAACTTCTCCTAAACCAAGAAGGGATTAAAAAAACTCACCATCCAAAAATTCGAATTGCTGCCCCTTTAGAAAACTATAACCTACTTCTTTTCCAGAACAAACTAAACCGATTATTTTCGCTTGCAAAAGCCAATAAAAATAGAGAAATTTTCGGAGCATTCAAAGACATTATCCCTGAATATAAAATCCACGATGAATATATCGAGTGGGAAAAAACTTCACATGGTAAAAGGAATTTATGA
- a CDS encoding ATP-binding protein, with protein MKTSFSVLAAFFCFGDLTILGDTLFLENSILNQPHTISTYLVFESFILLYFGLQFPTFFRNFPRLVVICSFVLGMGIMLLFIDLGLLNEVYPMASLILLKYYYNTYYVLAFLAFSYLIIAKLQYNFPAIQKFMEYIYFVTFLTCVFFIFLCFFPTWIPLTTKYFLHFFLFLNLLFLSCFTVFLFHYSFTESYLTHPFSFIFERTTKIFEDQILATRSHSRLTKEKLWSLYDKRNWRQIMDSFWFQILVDETLDNALEHGGKREDDIITVHVFESRQYIDVYVIDSGKGFNPRHVPSPTESDRKLITGGRGIHILKKLFVVRWNFLGNEVSIRVDKTKSSDWKSVS; from the coding sequence ATGAAAACAAGTTTTTCAGTTCTCGCGGCTTTTTTCTGTTTCGGTGATTTGACAATTCTTGGCGACACTTTGTTCTTAGAAAATTCCATCTTAAACCAACCTCATACTATCTCCACATACCTTGTATTTGAATCTTTTATCTTACTTTATTTTGGATTACAGTTCCCCACTTTCTTTCGTAACTTTCCTCGTTTGGTAGTCATTTGTTCCTTTGTATTAGGTATGGGGATTATGTTATTATTTATAGATTTGGGTCTTCTAAACGAAGTATACCCAATGGCCAGTTTAATTTTACTAAAGTACTATTATAACACTTATTATGTGCTGGCTTTTTTAGCTTTTTCTTACCTAATCATTGCTAAACTACAGTATAATTTTCCAGCTATTCAAAAATTCATGGAATACATTTATTTTGTTACTTTTTTAACTTGTGTATTTTTTATTTTTCTATGTTTTTTCCCAACCTGGATTCCACTTACAACTAAGTATTTTTTACACTTTTTTCTATTCTTAAATTTATTATTCCTTTCTTGTTTTACTGTCTTTTTATTTCATTATTCGTTCACAGAAAGTTATTTGACCCATCCGTTTTCGTTTATTTTTGAAAGAACCACAAAGATATTTGAAGATCAAATTCTTGCGACAAGATCACATTCTAGACTCACCAAAGAAAAACTTTGGAGTTTGTATGACAAAAGGAATTGGCGCCAAATCATGGATAGTTTTTGGTTTCAGATTCTTGTTGATGAAACCCTGGACAATGCCTTAGAACACGGAGGCAAAAGAGAAGACGATATCATTACCGTCCATGTATTTGAATCACGTCAGTATATCGATGTTTATGTGATTGATAGTGGTAAAGGATTTAATCCAAGACATGTTCCCAGTCCTACAGAATCAGATCGGAAATTGATCACTGGGGGAAGGGGTATTCATATTTTAAAAAAATTATTTGTGGTGAGGTGGAATTTTCTAGGTAACGAAGTAAGTATCCGAGTGGATAAAACAAAGAGTTCTGATTGGAAGTCTGTATCCTAA
- the htpX gene encoding protease HtpX, with protein sequence MTWIKRIGFFLLTNILIMTTISIVTTLLGSMGFSIRAYGLDLTRLIVFCLMWGMAGSFISLLLSKMMAKWTMGVKVIDPKKASAPEMDVYRRVQSLAQRAHLPMPEVGIYESPEVNAFATGPSKSSALVAVSTGLLGRMNAQELEGVLAHELSHVANGDMVTLTLIQGVVNSFAMFFSRIIAYIASNAVKEEMAQIVRIVVTIALDIVFSILGSMAVAYFSRQREFRADAGGAKLAGRESMISALESLRQMVEMPEDPRGEALASLKISSNKGGFLSLFATHPALEERILALKQMR encoded by the coding sequence ATGACTTGGATCAAACGAATCGGTTTTTTCCTGTTAACCAATATTTTGATTATGACTACCATCTCCATCGTGACCACATTACTTGGTTCGATGGGATTTAGTATCCGCGCCTATGGTTTGGATCTAACTAGACTCATTGTATTCTGTTTAATGTGGGGTATGGCGGGATCTTTTATTTCGCTCTTACTTTCAAAAATGATGGCAAAATGGACGATGGGCGTAAAAGTCATCGATCCGAAAAAAGCTTCCGCTCCTGAGATGGATGTATATCGTCGTGTGCAATCACTCGCACAAAGAGCCCACCTTCCTATGCCAGAAGTGGGGATTTACGAATCTCCTGAAGTGAATGCGTTTGCAACAGGCCCAAGTAAATCGAGTGCACTCGTTGCGGTATCTACGGGACTTCTTGGTCGTATGAATGCCCAGGAACTAGAAGGTGTGCTTGCTCACGAATTGTCACACGTTGCCAATGGTGACATGGTGACACTCACTCTGATCCAAGGTGTTGTGAACTCCTTTGCTATGTTTTTCTCTCGTATCATTGCCTACATCGCATCAAACGCAGTGAAAGAAGAGATGGCACAAATCGTAAGAATTGTTGTCACGATAGCACTAGACATTGTTTTCTCGATCCTTGGTTCGATGGCAGTGGCTTACTTCTCACGCCAAAGAGAATTCCGTGCTGATGCTGGTGGCGCCAAACTTGCGGGAAGAGAGTCCATGATTTCTGCATTGGAATCACTTCGTCAAATGGTGGAGATGCCCGAAGATCCAAGAGGAGAGGCTTTGGCTTCCCTTAAAATATCTTCCAACAAAGGGGGGTTTCTTTCCCTATTTGCAACTCACCCTGCCTTAGAAGAAAGAATCTTAGCTCTCAAACAAATGAGATAA
- a CDS encoding S1C family serine protease: MPAISEKKAVTPNIMDSNKLMQKQKKILHYPSLFASTILFFISLFLIPLGAEESRQSIDEIRKSVVQIRVFSQAKDPFSPWMSSGISASTGSGFLISKNRILTNAHVVSNAKFMETQRNNQTEWYELKVLFIAHDCDLALLEVSDPEFYNDSNYLELGTLPELASPVDIVGYPIGGNKISVSRGIVSRIEQSTYAHSQIDSHLVVQVDAAINPGNSGGPAIQNGKVVGVAFQASTKGENIGYIIPTAVIQHFLKDIEDGIYHGYVELGIQTQSSFSESHRQFYGIPNTEEGVFVTKVLSQGSADGHLKPGDYLTAIDGRKIGRNGNLLESNSIDFLEIVDNKFAGEEIQFDLIRDKKKMKVKFAAKKMPQMENQRARYGMNYDYLVFGGLVFQTVNRDLLEAWSKNGQTQGGSLLVYRFYDATTLSVGQSEDVVLYRKLPHPINSNSDFYLNMVVESLNGVRVKNLNHLKELVESSKEKTLRIQFYGIQLPMIMDREEAERADLEIKKSYHLTGN; encoded by the coding sequence ATACCGGCGATCAGTGAAAAAAAGGCGGTAACTCCGAATATAATGGATTCAAACAAACTCATGCAAAAACAGAAAAAAATTCTCCACTACCCATCTCTCTTTGCGAGTACTATTTTATTTTTTATTAGTTTATTCCTAATCCCACTGGGAGCCGAAGAATCCAGACAATCCATTGACGAAATCAGGAAATCTGTAGTCCAAATCCGAGTGTTTTCACAAGCAAAAGATCCTTTCTCTCCTTGGATGTCCTCAGGAATCTCCGCATCGACTGGCTCTGGTTTTTTGATTTCCAAAAACCGCATCCTTACCAATGCACATGTGGTATCCAATGCCAAATTTATGGAGACCCAACGGAACAACCAAACGGAGTGGTACGAATTAAAAGTATTATTTATAGCGCATGATTGTGATTTGGCGCTTCTTGAAGTTTCTGACCCAGAATTTTATAATGACAGCAACTATTTAGAACTGGGAACTTTACCAGAACTTGCAAGTCCTGTAGACATCGTGGGTTACCCAATTGGTGGAAACAAAATTTCTGTTAGTCGAGGAATTGTGTCTCGAATTGAACAATCAACCTATGCTCATTCCCAAATTGATAGCCATTTGGTCGTACAAGTAGATGCTGCCATCAATCCAGGAAATTCTGGTGGCCCAGCCATTCAAAATGGGAAAGTTGTAGGAGTTGCATTCCAAGCATCCACTAAAGGAGAAAATATAGGTTATATTATTCCAACAGCGGTAATCCAACATTTTCTAAAAGACATTGAAGATGGAATTTATCACGGTTATGTTGAATTAGGAATCCAAACACAATCCTCTTTTTCAGAATCACATAGACAATTCTATGGAATTCCCAATACTGAAGAAGGAGTATTTGTTACAAAAGTATTAAGCCAAGGATCGGCGGATGGACATTTAAAACCTGGGGATTATTTAACAGCTATTGATGGACGTAAAATTGGTAGGAATGGAAATCTATTAGAATCAAATTCTATAGATTTTTTGGAAATCGTAGACAATAAATTTGCGGGAGAAGAGATACAATTTGATCTGATTCGTGATAAAAAAAAGATGAAGGTAAAATTTGCGGCAAAAAAAATGCCACAAATGGAAAACCAAAGAGCAAGGTATGGAATGAACTACGACTATCTTGTGTTTGGTGGACTAGTATTTCAAACTGTAAATAGAGATTTATTGGAAGCCTGGAGTAAAAATGGACAAACCCAAGGGGGAAGCCTCCTTGTTTATCGATTTTATGATGCCACTACTCTTTCCGTTGGACAATCAGAGGATGTTGTATTATATAGAAAGTTACCACATCCGATCAATTCCAACTCCGATTTTTATTTAAATATGGTAGTGGAATCTTTAAATGGTGTTAGGGTTAAAAACTTAAATCATTTAAAAGAATTGGTGGAGTCTTCCAAAGAAAAAACCTTACGAATCCAATTTTATGGAATCCAATTACCTATGATTATGGATCGAGAAGAAGCAGAACGTGCTGACCTTGAAATAAAAAAATCCTACCACTTAACAGGAAATTAA
- a CDS encoding PDZ domain-containing protein, with the protein MPFFKLNSKLTFVLLLLCIGPIFGKSIPVVPTDNSILQVKVTVQYPHFIQPWRFKNPEVRQSTGIYVGDQKVLIPAQAVYFYTSIEIKKPDSLKVFTAELERLDPDLGLAILKFNDLNAAKDLKPVTFPSEIFLPGTALVMESKDQRSLEEKKIRMIRLDMDSYSSGYTELPYIEVQSEDKLDGVGELIVDTTARIPQGILYQFKENNMGRVIPSFAIQHFIEGKSFPFKGFRFKPLIDSATRNYYGLRKDDLGVLVAEIYPGSSADGILQLEDVLLEVANFKIDPKGYFDHPKFGKLNLSYLFHNTNDNDSPFEKKIKLKVFRNKKPVSLEMDLKPLPESAIRIPYGNSRFQTPKYLMLAGLIFQELSEQYLTEHGNQWRNRVNKELLYLNDFYRIKRNANEGKIVFLSQVLPLSGNKAYHTANQMILKTMNGIQIQSLDQLQTLVKESNSPYIHFVTNDGFEMIFKKEEIQKLNAEAKQSFQIQKDSNF; encoded by the coding sequence ATGCCTTTTTTTAAACTAAATTCAAAACTAACATTTGTATTACTGCTCTTATGTATTGGTCCGATATTTGGAAAATCAATTCCAGTAGTGCCAACCGACAACTCCATTCTCCAGGTAAAAGTGACGGTTCAATATCCACATTTCATTCAACCTTGGAGATTTAAAAATCCAGAGGTTCGCCAATCCACTGGGATCTATGTTGGTGATCAAAAAGTATTAATCCCTGCTCAAGCAGTTTATTTTTACACAAGCATTGAAATTAAAAAGCCAGATTCTCTGAAAGTTTTTACAGCAGAACTGGAAAGATTAGATCCAGATTTGGGACTTGCCATTCTAAAGTTCAATGATCTGAATGCTGCAAAAGACCTCAAACCAGTCACATTCCCCAGTGAAATTTTTTTACCGGGGACAGCCCTTGTCATGGAAAGTAAAGACCAAAGAAGTTTGGAAGAGAAAAAAATTAGAATGATTCGTTTAGATATGGATTCATATTCTAGTGGTTACACAGAACTTCCCTATATCGAAGTACAATCGGAAGACAAACTAGATGGTGTGGGAGAACTAATTGTAGATACAACCGCACGTATACCGCAAGGTATACTATACCAATTTAAAGAAAACAACATGGGTAGAGTGATACCTTCTTTTGCAATCCAACATTTTATTGAGGGTAAATCATTTCCTTTCAAAGGTTTCCGTTTCAAACCTCTGATCGATAGTGCTACAAGAAATTATTATGGATTAAGAAAAGATGACCTTGGTGTTTTAGTAGCAGAGATTTATCCAGGTTCTTCTGCAGATGGGATTTTACAATTAGAGGATGTATTACTCGAAGTTGCCAATTTTAAAATAGATCCTAAAGGTTATTTTGATCACCCCAAGTTTGGGAAACTCAATTTATCTTATTTGTTCCATAATACCAATGATAACGACTCTCCTTTTGAAAAAAAAATTAAACTAAAAGTATTTAGAAACAAAAAGCCAGTTTCACTCGAAATGGATTTAAAACCGTTACCTGAATCTGCTATCCGCATTCCTTACGGAAATTCAAGATTCCAAACTCCCAAGTATTTAATGTTAGCTGGATTGATTTTTCAAGAATTGTCAGAACAATACCTAACAGAACATGGTAACCAATGGAGAAATCGCGTTAATAAAGAGCTTCTTTATCTCAATGATTTTTACCGGATTAAAAGGAACGCCAACGAAGGGAAAATTGTGTTTTTATCCCAAGTATTACCTCTTTCCGGGAATAAAGCATATCATACGGCAAACCAAATGATTTTAAAAACTATGAATGGGATACAAATCCAATCTTTGGATCAATTGCAAACATTAGTAAAAGAGTCAAATTCTCCCTACATTCATTTTGTGACAAATGATGGTTTTGAAATGATATTTAAAAAAGAAGAAATACAAAAACTAAACGCAGAAGCAAAACAAAGTTTTCAAATCCAGAAGGATTCTAATTTTTAG